The Streptomyces sp. NBC_00224 genome has a window encoding:
- a CDS encoding DUF721 domain-containing protein, which produces MSEHSGNETPAPKVPESSGVDLARVALRAAKEQAKARGAAAQQKKQARRGGGLRSGARADGRDPQPLGAAINRLITERGWETPAAVGGVMGRWPEIVGDDLAKHCVPLRYDEDPDERVLTVQCDSTAWATQLRLLAPQLVARLNADLGHGTVRMIKVLGPGGPPTRYGRLRAPGSTGPGDTYG; this is translated from the coding sequence ATGAGCGAGCACTCCGGTAACGAGACGCCGGCGCCCAAGGTTCCCGAGTCCTCCGGCGTCGACCTCGCGCGCGTGGCGCTGCGCGCCGCCAAGGAGCAGGCCAAGGCGCGGGGCGCCGCCGCCCAGCAGAAGAAGCAGGCCCGCCGGGGCGGCGGCCTGCGCTCGGGCGCACGGGCGGACGGACGCGACCCGCAGCCGCTGGGCGCCGCGATCAACCGGCTGATCACCGAGCGCGGCTGGGAGACCCCGGCCGCGGTGGGTGGAGTGATGGGCCGCTGGCCGGAGATCGTCGGCGACGACCTGGCCAAGCACTGCGTTCCGCTGCGCTACGACGAGGACCCCGACGAGCGCGTGCTCACGGTGCAGTGCGACTCCACGGCGTGGGCGACGCAGCTGCGCCTGCTCGCGCCCCAGCTGGTGGCCCGGCTGAACGCGGATCTGGGCCACGGCACGGTTCGGATGATCAAGGTTCTGGGGCCGGGCGGCCCGCCCACGCGGTACGGGCGCCTGCGGGCCCCGGGGAGCACAGGGCCGGGCGACACGTACGGGTGA